A genomic region of Choristoneura fumiferana chromosome 15, NRCan_CFum_1, whole genome shotgun sequence contains the following coding sequences:
- the LOC141435560 gene encoding uncharacterized protein encodes MATIAKLDSNGVQVLPEHQPPAAEPVVHSSTDERHAGKRLATGGPAAGGAAAAGDPNEDWCAVCMDGGELMCCDKCPKVFHQYCHIPTIEKLPEETETWQCLLCVNFAELPPEVRPPGASGVSAREQKLMERVTLELYCQYEPSLAFREPVPPGNTQYHSTVRHTPSSWRSASRDQLYCQYEPSLAFREPVPPGNTQYHSTVRHTPSSWRSASRDQLYCQYEPSLAFREPVPPGNTQYHSTVRHTPSSWRSASRDQLYCQYEPSLAFREPVPPGNTQYHSTVRHTPSSWRSASRDQLYCQYEPSLAFREPVPPGNTQYHSTVRHTPAAGGARHATSCTARTSPRWPSASPCRPATLSTTARCVTLPAAGGARHATSCTASTSPRWPSASPCRPATLSTTARCVTLPAAGGARHATSCTASTSPRWPSASPCRPATLSTTARCVTLPAAGGARHATSCTASTSPRWPSASPCRPATLSTTARCVTLPAAGGARHATSCTASTSPRWPSASPCRPATLSTTARCVTLPAAGGARHATSCTARTSPRWPSASPCRPATLSTTARSSVRCAWT; translated from the exons ATGGCCACCATCGCCAAGCTGGACTCCAACGGGGTGCAGGTGCTGCCCGAGCaccagccgcccgccgccgagCCCGTCGTGCACTCCTCCACAGACGAGCGCCAcg CAGGCAAGCGGCTGGCGACGGGCgggccggcggcgggcggcgcggcggcggccggcgaCCCCAACGAGGACTGGTGCGCCGTCTGCATGGACGGCGGGGAGCTCATGTGCTGCGACAAGTGCCCCAAGGTCTTCCACCAGTACTGCCACATACCCACCATCGAGAAGCTGCCCGA GGAGACTGAGACATGGCAGTGCCTGCTGTGCGTGAACTTCGCGGAGCTGCCGCCGGAGGTGCGGCCGCCAGGCGCCAGCGGCGTGTCGGCGCGCGAACAGAAACTGATGGAGCGCGTCACCCTCGAGCTGTACTGCCAGTACGAGCCCTCGCTGGCCTTCCGCGAGCCCGTGCCGCCCGGCAACACTCAGTACCACAGCACGGTGCGTCACACTCCCAGCAGCTGGCGGAGCGCGTCACGCGACCAGCTGTACTGCCAGTACGAGCCCTCGCTGGCCTTCCGCGAGCCCGTGCCGCCCGGCAACACTCAGTACCACAGCACGGTGCGTCACACTCCCAGCAGCTGGCGGAGCGCGTCACGCGACCAGCTGTACTGCCAGTACGAGCCCTCGCTGGCCTTCCGCGAGCCCGTGCCGCCCGGCAACACTCAGTACCACAGCACGGTGCGTCACACTCCCAGCAGCTGGCGGAGCGCGTCACGCGACCAGCTGTACTGCCAGTACGAGCCCTCGCTGGCCTTCCGCGAGCCCGTGCCGCCCGGCAACACTCAGTACCACAGCACGGTGCGTCACACTCCCAGCAGCTGGCGGAGCGCGTCACGCGACCAGCTGTACTGCCAGTACGAGCCCTCGCTGGCCTTCCGCGAGCCCGTGCCGCCCGGCAACACTCAGTACCACAGCACGGTGCGTCACACTCCAGCAGCTGGCGGAGCGCGTCACGCGACCAGCTGTACTGCCAGGACGAGCCCTCGCTGGCCTTCCGCGAGCCCGTGCCGCCCGGCAACACTCAGTACCACAGCACGGTGCGTCACACTCCCAGCAGCTGGCGGAGCGCGTCACGCGACCAGCTGTACTGCCAGTACGAGCCCTCGCTGGCCTTCCGCGAGCCCGTGCCGCCCGGCAACACTCAGTACCACAGCACGGTGCGTCACACTCCCAGCAGCTGGCGGAGCGCGTCACGCGACCAGCTGTACTGCCAGTACGAGCCCTCGCTGGCCTTCCGCGAGCCCGTGCCGCCCGGCAACACTCAGTACCACAGCACGGTGCGTCACACTCCCAGCAGCTGGCGGAGCGCGTCACGCGACCAGCTGTACTGCCAGTACGAGCCCTCGCTGGCCTTCCGCGAGCCCGTGCCGCCCGGCAACACTCAGTACCACAGCACGGTGCGTCACACTCCCAGCAGCTGGCGGAGCGCGTCACGCGACCAGCTGTACTGCCAGTACGAGCCCTCGCTGGCCTTCCGCGAGCCCGTGCCGCCCGGCAACACTCAGTACCACAGCACGGTGCGTCACACTCCCAGCAGCTGGCGGAGCGCGTCACGCGACCAGCTGTACTGCCAGGACGAGCCCTCGCTGGCCTTCCGCGAGCCCGTGCCGCCCGGCAACACTCAGTACCACAGCACG ATCCAGCGTCCGATGTGCCTGGACATGA
- the Oscillin gene encoding glucosamine-6-phosphate isomerase Oscillin, with amino-acid sequence MRLIILEDAGVVADWAARFVLQRITEFAPGPGRHFVLGLPTGGTPLGMYRRLIDFYKEGRLSFKYVTTFNMDEYVGLPRDHPESYHYYMWNEFFKHVDIEPGNAHVLDGNAADLVAECRRFEDLIAQAGGVHLFIGGIGPDGHIAFNEPGSSLVSRTRVKTLAYDTLEANKRFFGHDISKVPRQALTVGVGTVMDAKEVMILITGVHKALALSRAVEEGVNHMWTVSAFQQHPQALFICDEDATLELRVKTVKYFKALSDEHQKMIAEVPVAAQRVLH; translated from the exons ATGCGTCTGATAATCCTGGAGGACGCGGGCGTGGTGGCGGACTGGGCGGCGCGCTTCGTGCTGCAGCGTATCACGGAGTTCGCGCCGGGCCCCGGGAGACACTTCGTGCTGGGGCTGCCCACGGGCGGCACGCCGCTCGGCATGTACCGCCGCCTCATCGACTTCTACAAGGAGGGACGGCTCTCCTTCAAATACGTCACTACTTTCAACATGGATGAGTATGTCG GGTTACCGCGCGACCACCCCGAGTCGTACCACTACTACATGTGGAACGAGTTCTTCAAGCACGTGGACATCGAGCCCGGCAACGCGCACGTGCTGGACGGCAACGCGGCCGACCTCGTGGCCGAGTGCCGCCGCTTCGAGGACCTCATCGCGCAAGCGGGCGGCGTGCATCTCTTCATTGGAG GTATCGGGCCGGACGGGCACATCGCGTTCAACGAGCCGGGCTCGTCGCTGGTGTCGCGCACGCGCGTCAAGACGCTCGCCTACGACACGCTGGAGGCCAACAAGCGCTTCTTCGGACACGACATCAGCAAGGTGCCGCGGCAGGCCCTCACCGTCGGCGTCGGCACCGTCATGGACGCTAAGGAG GTGATGATCCTGATAACGGGCGTGCACAAGGCGCTGGCGCTGTCCCGCGCCGTGGAGGAGGGCGTCAACCACATGTGGACGGTGTCGGCCTTCCAGCAGCACCCGCAGGCGCTCTTCATCTGCGACGAGGACGCCACGCTCGAGCTGCGCGTCAAGACTGTCAAGTACTTCAAG gCGCTGAGCGACGAGCACCAGAAGATGATCGCTGAGGTGCCCGTGGCCGCGCAGCGCGTCTTGCACTGA